The nucleotide window GGTTGTGCTTTCGTTGCtcatctgcctgtctctgtctgtcagtgtcctGTCTTTGCTCCCTGTCCACTGGGCGAACGGCTCTTTATTGCTGTACTGGTTCTGGTGGTGAAACACAGAGGATCCTGGGTAGTGACCTATGACCTCGCTGTAGGTGGGAGGCATTCCCTCCATGCGTTCGGCGGCACTGACACCAGAGTTACTGCTGGGGGGCCGAGGGCCACCGCTGTGGACGTAAACATGGATCAGGTCGCTGTGGAAGATGGTCCTGTTGGGGGGGGGTCTGATGGATGCTCTGCTCAGCTCCAGCTGCTGCTCTGGGTCTCTCAGCTGTAAGGTACATGGGCCTTTATAGGGCGGCAGCTCCTCCCCATCAGAAAGACAGATGGTGGGCGGCAGGTCAATGTCTGCTGCAGGTAGGGGTAGGTGGGCTGGAAGCGGCTGAAATGCTCCGTTTGCATCAAGGAGGGGTGTGGTGAAGACCTCTCTGGATCGGCCTGGGCCCATACTCActatacggggggggggggggggggggggggcggggggggggggggggagagatgcAAGTCAGTACTTCAGGGATTTAACCAACGCTTGGATGCACTGGTGGCAGCATATCAAATCACAAGGCCtgaatattacactttatactTTAAATGTAATATATCTGATTCAAAGGAGACAGAAGAAGCTGCTCTGAATAATATCAGGGTCTCAGTGGAACACAGTCAAGGGGCTTGCCATGTGTTATACCTATCAAATGAAATGCAAGGTTACTACTGTGGTTTAACCTACCTATGACAATGCAGGTACACTGTGTTAACCTATCAAATGACACCTGCAGTGCAGCTGTGTTAACCTATAAATGACAGCAAGGTGCACTGTGTTAACCTATAAATGACAATGCAAGGTGCACTGTGTTAACCTATTAAATGAAAGTGCAGAGGTACTTGTAACTATAAATGACAATGAGGTGCACTGGTGTAACTATCAAGACGATGCAAGGTGCATGCTGTAACCCTATTCAATGACAATGGCAAGGTACCCTGTGTAACCTTCAAATGACATGCAAGGATGCACGTGTTTAACCTATCAA belongs to Salvelinus sp. IW2-2015 unplaced genomic scaffold, ASM291031v2 Un_scaffold1490, whole genome shotgun sequence and includes:
- the LOC112070998 gene encoding LOW QUALITY PROTEIN: low-density lipoprotein receptor class A domain-containing protein 4-like (The sequence of the model RefSeq protein was modified relative to this genomic sequence to represent the inferred CDS: inserted 1 base in 1 codon; deleted 1 base in 1 codon) is translated as MGPGRSREVFTTPSLMQTEHFSRFQPTYPYLQXDIDLPPTICLSDGEELPPYKGPCTLQLRDPEQQLELSRASIRPPPNRTIFHSDLIHVYVHSGGPRPPSSNSGVSAAERMEGMPPTYSEVIGHYPGSSVFHHQNQYSNKEPFAQWTGSKDRTLTDRDRQMSNESTTTTGSSGSGKVKDKEKVKVKVKDKDKEKNRDRRQDKPV